One window of Pseudomonas urmiensis genomic DNA carries:
- the queD gene encoding 6-carboxytetrahydropterin synthase QueD, with product MEIFKEFTFESAHRLPNVAPGHKCGRLHGHSFKVALHLTGPLDPHTGWIRDFSEIKAIFKPIYEQLDHNYLNDIPGLENPTSEVIAKWIWEQVKPLLPELSKVRIHETCTSGCEYTGD from the coding sequence GTGGAAATCTTCAAGGAATTCACATTCGAATCGGCCCACCGCCTGCCCAACGTCGCGCCAGGCCACAAGTGCGGTCGCCTGCATGGCCACTCGTTCAAGGTCGCCCTGCACCTGACCGGCCCGCTTGACCCGCACACTGGCTGGATCCGCGATTTCTCCGAGATCAAGGCGATCTTCAAGCCGATCTACGAGCAGCTGGACCACAATTACCTGAACGACATCCCTGGCCTGGAAAACCCGACCAGTGAAGTCATCGCCAAGTGGATCTGGGAACAGGTCAAGCCGCTGCTGCCTGAGCTGTCGAAAGTACGCATCCACGAAACCTGCACCAGCGGCTGCGAATACACCGGCGACTGA
- a CDS encoding DUF1289 domain-containing protein, which yields MSNQSIKTPCVGLCSTVYGDLVCRGCKRFHHEVIHWNGYSDEQKRAVWLRLEQLLVQVMMAKLEVFDKDCLRQQLEQRSIRFVAHQSEYCWAYQLIARGARMIRDLEAYGMALMPEFRDWELPQLRDAIDREFFLLSEAHYERYIAPRFLRDALELGAGQA from the coding sequence ATGTCCAATCAATCCATCAAAACCCCTTGCGTGGGCTTGTGCTCTACCGTCTACGGCGACCTGGTGTGCCGCGGCTGCAAGCGTTTTCACCACGAAGTGATCCACTGGAACGGCTACAGCGACGAGCAAAAGCGCGCGGTCTGGCTGCGCCTGGAGCAATTGCTGGTGCAGGTGATGATGGCCAAGCTTGAGGTGTTCGACAAAGACTGCCTGCGCCAGCAATTGGAGCAGCGCTCGATTCGCTTCGTCGCCCATCAGTCCGAATACTGCTGGGCGTATCAGTTGATCGCCCGCGGCGCGCGAATGATCCGCGACCTGGAAGCCTACGGCATGGCCTTGATGCCGGAGTTTCGCGACTGGGAGCTGCCGCAGCTGCGCGATGCCATCGACCGCGAGTTCTTCCTGCTGTCCGAGGCGCACTACGAGCGCTACATCGCCCCGCGTTTTTTGCGCGACGCCCTGGAATTGGGCGCCGGGCAGGCCTGA
- a CDS encoding helix-turn-helix transcriptional regulator: MRPAENIDRFLRLDEVLHVTGIGRNTVYRRIREGTFPKQVKIGPNSVAWRQSDITQWMTSFDPSDDQSVH; this comes from the coding sequence ATGCGACCCGCAGAGAACATCGACCGCTTCCTGCGCCTCGACGAGGTGCTGCACGTGACCGGGATCGGCCGGAACACCGTCTATCGCAGAATCCGTGAAGGCACATTCCCAAAACAGGTTAAGATAGGACCCAATTCGGTCGCCTGGCGCCAGTCGGACATCACTCAGTGGATGACCTCTTTCGACCCCAGCGACGACCAATCAGTACATTGA